GGTGGAGTTCATGATGGCTAAGATGCTCGACATCCCATCCGTACTCCTGAGATCGGATTTCCGGGCGTCGGGCGACCAGGAACGGGAAGGCGACGACTGGAACCTGATGTGTTCCTTCTATCCCAGGTCGAGGAAGGTCCAGTTCAACGCCATGGCGTGGTACCAGGAAGCGCGCCGGGACGGCGGCCCGGGCGGCGATACGGGGCACGGAGGCCCGGAGGAAAGCGGTCCGGGAGACGGTGCACCCGCGGCCGGCTGGTCCGACCGGCTCTACTACCGGATGGCGGACGCCGTCATCGAAGCGCTGGACGCGGTACGGACCGAACCCTCCGCCTTCGGCGGCGACGAAGCGCGGATCAGCGCCGTCTATGCCTGGGCTGCG
This genomic window from Gemmatimonadota bacterium contains:
- a CDS encoding nucleoside 2-deoxyribosyltransferase, coding for MTTYTVYFAGDLFDHKHLAGNELLAGAVDRRSEGRYACVLPQDLEQASERMVDIRNQDLMQVMACDLGLFNFDGTDLDSGTVVEFMMAKMLDIPSVLLRSDFRASGDQEREGDDWNLMCSFYPRSRKVQFNAMAWYQEARRDGGPGGDTGHGGPEESGPGDGAPAAGWSDRLYYRMADAVIEALDAVRTEPSAFGGDEARISAVYAWAAQFPGGGFDALCGPGFVEKTIEKKRRKGLL